One window of Aliarcobacter lanthieri genomic DNA carries:
- a CDS encoding FAD-binding and (Fe-S)-binding domain-containing protein → MLEGKYKQFFDEISTKISVEKIFTDKLHTLAYGTDASFYRLIPKIVIKTDNAKEVEEIIKLANTMNLSITFRAGGTSLSGQAISDSILIITSRNFSNFKISPDASFISLEPALTGAQANGLLARYAKKIGPDPASINAAMIGGIAANNASGMCCGISQNSYKTLKSMKLIFADGTKLDTACENSKNEFRKTHKDFLENLKSFSNETKSNEELREKIEKKFKIKNTCGYSLNSLIDFEDEFEILQHLIIGSEGTLAFIEEVTYYTVEDLKDKASALIYFKDMEEACNAVTKLKLAKDSKQIIIDAVELMDRAALRSIENDSSMPKYIKDFGDEVTALLIETRAINNNNLDIQIEQIEKILEDFNVVRDIYFTKDAKEYNLYWKIRKDLFPAVGAVRVIGTTVIIEDVAYPIESLAVATLELQGLFQKYGYTEAIIFGHALEGNFHFVFTQDFSDKKEIERYDNLMNEVVNSVAVKYQGSLKAEHGTGRNMAAFVEVEWGNVAYNIMKRIKNLFDPKGLLNPGVIINDDKEAHLKNLKTLPATNEIVDKCIECGFCEPTCPSNEITLTPRQRIVINREISRLENLGQKEEAQEYKELYQYDGIETCATCSLCSTACPVKIDTGNLTKHLRAEQLSSKDKSIANFVANNFSMTLSGVRFGLKSSNIMHKVLGTSNMQKFTQTLRSFTKNKTPKWSVTMPKAINININFEQKQKDKKVVYFPSCLNRAMGLNSVSKEEKELFDITVELLQKAGYQIIFPNNLANLCCGMPFSSKGFNDASHTKSSELEEALLNASEFGEYPILCDTSPCTKKMIENFSHKLSIYEPIDFTLTFLTKYLEFTPINEPITIHTTCSSRKMNLEEKFKEVAYLCSKNVIIPSDVKCCGFAGDRGFNFPELNDSALRYLKEQTNGAKMAFSTSKTCEIGLSSHSGLDYNSIFYLVNQVTKSKSL, encoded by the coding sequence ATGTTAGAAGGTAAATATAAACAATTCTTTGATGAAATATCAACAAAAATCTCAGTAGAAAAAATCTTTACAGATAAATTACATACTTTAGCCTATGGAACTGATGCATCTTTTTATAGATTAATTCCAAAAATAGTAATAAAAACTGATAATGCAAAAGAAGTTGAAGAGATAATAAAATTAGCAAATACAATGAATTTAAGTATAACTTTTAGGGCAGGGGGTACTTCACTTTCAGGGCAAGCAATTAGTGATTCTATCTTGATTATTACTTCAAGAAATTTTTCAAATTTTAAAATATCTCCTGATGCTAGTTTTATATCACTTGAACCTGCTTTAACTGGTGCTCAAGCAAATGGATTACTTGCACGTTACGCAAAAAAAATAGGTCCAGACCCAGCAAGTATTAATGCAGCTATGATTGGTGGAATTGCTGCTAATAATGCTTCAGGAATGTGCTGTGGAATATCTCAAAACTCTTACAAAACTTTAAAATCTATGAAACTAATTTTTGCAGATGGAACAAAACTTGATACAGCTTGTGAAAATAGTAAAAATGAATTTAGAAAAACTCATAAAGATTTTTTAGAAAATTTAAAAAGTTTTTCAAATGAGACAAAATCAAATGAAGAATTAAGAGAAAAAATTGAGAAAAAATTTAAAATAAAGAATACATGTGGTTACTCACTAAATTCTTTAATAGATTTTGAAGATGAGTTTGAAATACTTCAACACTTAATTATTGGAAGTGAAGGAACTTTAGCTTTTATTGAAGAAGTAACTTATTATACAGTTGAAGATTTAAAAGACAAAGCAAGTGCATTAATATATTTTAAAGATATGGAAGAAGCCTGTAATGCTGTAACTAAGCTAAAATTAGCAAAAGATTCAAAACAAATTATTATTGATGCAGTTGAACTTATGGATAGAGCAGCTTTAAGAAGTATTGAAAATGATTCATCAATGCCAAAATATATAAAAGATTTTGGTGATGAGGTAACAGCACTTTTAATAGAAACAAGAGCAATAAACAATAATAATCTAGATATTCAAATAGAGCAAATTGAAAAAATCTTAGAGGATTTTAATGTTGTAAGAGATATATATTTTACTAAAGATGCTAAAGAATATAACCTTTATTGGAAGATTAGAAAAGATTTATTCCCAGCAGTTGGAGCAGTAAGAGTTATAGGAACAACAGTAATTATAGAAGATGTAGCTTACCCAATAGAATCTTTAGCTGTTGCTACACTTGAACTTCAAGGGTTATTTCAAAAATATGGATATACAGAAGCAATTATTTTTGGTCATGCTTTAGAAGGAAACTTTCACTTTGTATTTACTCAAGATTTTTCTGATAAAAAAGAGATAGAAAGATATGATAATTTAATGAATGAAGTTGTTAATTCAGTTGCAGTTAAATATCAAGGTAGTTTAAAAGCTGAACATGGAACAGGAAGAAATATGGCTGCATTTGTTGAAGTTGAATGGGGAAATGTTGCTTATAATATAATGAAAAGAATCAAAAATTTATTTGATCCAAAAGGTTTATTAAACCCTGGAGTTATAATAAATGACGATAAAGAAGCACACTTAAAAAATCTAAAAACTCTTCCAGCAACCAATGAAATTGTTGATAAGTGCATCGAGTGTGGGTTTTGTGAACCTACTTGTCCATCAAATGAAATTACATTAACTCCAAGACAAAGAATCGTAATAAATAGAGAAATTTCAAGACTTGAAAATCTAGGACAAAAAGAAGAAGCCCAAGAGTATAAAGAATTATATCAATATGATGGTATAGAAACATGTGCAACATGTAGTTTATGTTCAACAGCCTGTCCAGTAAAAATTGATACAGGAAATTTAACTAAGCATTTAAGAGCAGAACAATTATCTTCAAAAGATAAAAGTATTGCAAATTTTGTAGCAAATAACTTTAGTATGACTTTATCAGGAGTTCGATTTGGACTTAAAAGTTCAAATATTATGCATAAAGTTTTAGGAACTTCTAATATGCAAAAATTTACTCAAACATTAAGAAGTTTTACTAAAAATAAAACTCCAAAGTGGTCAGTAACTATGCCAAAGGCTATAAACATAAATATTAATTTTGAACAAAAACAAAAAGATAAAAAAGTTGTATATTTCCCATCATGTTTAAATAGGGCAATGGGGCTAAATTCTGTTTCAAAAGAGGAAAAAGAACTTTTTGATATTACAGTTGAATTATTACAAAAAGCTGGTTACCAAATAATTTTTCCAAATAATTTAGCAAATCTTTGCTGTGGTATGCCATTTAGTTCAAAAGGATTTAATGATGCTTCACATACAAAATCAAGTGAATTAGAAGAAGCACTTTTAAATGCAAGTGAATTTGGAGAGTATCCAATTTTATGTGATACAAGTCCATGTACTAAAAAGATGATAGAGAATTTTTCACATAAATTATCAATTTATGAACCAATTGATTTTACTTTAACTTTTTTAACTAAATATTTGGAATTTACACCAATTAATGAACCAATTACAATTCATACAACATGTAGTTCAAGAAAAATGAATTTAGAAGAAAAATTTAAAGAAGTTGCTTATTTATGTTCAAAAAATGTAATTATTCCAAGTGATGTAAAATGTTGTGGTTTTGCAGGGGATAGAGGATTTAATTTTCCAGAATTAAATGATTCAGCTTTAAGATATTTAAAAGAGCAAACAAATGGAGCTAAAATGGCATTTTCAACTTCTAAAACTTGTGAAATAGGTTTAAGTAGCCATTCTGGACTTGATTATAACTCAATTTTTTATTTAGTAAATCAGGTTACAAAATCTAAAAGTTTATAA
- a CDS encoding NAD(P)H-dependent glycerol-3-phosphate dehydrogenase produces MGKIAVIGAGKWGQALHFALSQKQECFITSRTKKDIRNFVDLEFALNCEYLVIAIPTQEIKNWLKENFIFKEQKILVASKGIEATTGEFLNEIYSSFVPNENIGFISGPSFAAEVIKGLPCALVINSTSKKIYEEFSKFFPTFIKPYYSSDVIGAEIAGAYKNVLAIASGICEGLNLGKNAQASLIARGLVEMQRFGKNFGAKKSSFLGLSGAGDLFLTANSTMSRNFRVGLGLATNKKLNTILDELGEVAEGVKTADAIFKLSKEYKIYTPIANEVKLILDGKNPQDSLKDLLKN; encoded by the coding sequence ATGGGTAAAATTGCAGTTATAGGTGCTGGAAAATGGGGACAAGCTCTTCACTTTGCATTGAGTCAAAAACAAGAATGTTTTATAACTTCAAGAACAAAAAAAGATATAAGAAACTTTGTTGATTTAGAATTTGCTCTAAACTGTGAATATTTAGTAATTGCAATACCAACTCAAGAGATAAAAAACTGGTTAAAAGAAAATTTTATATTTAAAGAACAGAAAATCTTAGTAGCTTCAAAAGGTATAGAAGCTACAACTGGTGAGTTTTTAAATGAGATATACTCATCTTTTGTACCAAATGAAAACATAGGCTTTATATCAGGTCCTTCTTTTGCAGCAGAAGTTATAAAAGGTCTTCCTTGTGCTCTAGTAATAAATTCTACATCAAAAAAGATATATGAAGAATTTAGTAAATTCTTCCCAACTTTTATAAAACCTTATTATAGTTCAGATGTAATTGGAGCTGAAATAGCTGGAGCTTATAAAAATGTTTTAGCAATTGCAAGTGGAATTTGTGAAGGATTAAATCTTGGAAAAAATGCTCAAGCATCACTAATTGCAAGGGGCTTAGTAGAAATGCAAAGATTTGGTAAAAATTTTGGAGCAAAGAAATCCTCTTTTTTAGGTCTTAGTGGAGCTGGAGATCTTTTTTTAACTGCAAACTCTACAATGAGCCGAAATTTCAGAGTAGGGCTTGGACTAGCAACAAATAAAAAACTAAATACTATTTTAGATGAGTTAGGAGAAGTTGCTGAGGGAGTAAAAACAGCAGATGCTATTTTTAAACTGTCAAAAGAGTATAAAATATATACTCCAATAGCAAACGAGGTAAAACTTATTTTAGATGGTAAAAATCCACAAGATAGCTTAAAAGACTTATTAAAAAACTAA
- a CDS encoding lactate permease LctP family transporter has translation MQTWQQVYAPIGDSIVLSALVALIPIVFFFLALAVFRMKGHYAAIITLALSMIVAVVGFEMPVNMVFSSASYGFLFGLWPIAWIIVASVFLYKLTVKSGQFEIIRNSIIKITEDQRIQVILIGFSFGAFLEGAAGFGAPVAITAAILVGLGFKPLYAAGLCLIANTAPVAFGALGVPIIVAGQVTGIDAFTIGAMAGRQLPLLSLIIPLWLVAMMDGWRGIKEVWPAALVAGASFAISQYLTSNFIGPELPDVTSAIASIVITTIFLKYWKPKNILKTVDTSEVVESSYSTYQVVKAWSPFIILSIIVTIWTTTWFKGFFAKGQLLADTIFKFEFSTIHNMIFKMPPIVSEPKAFDVIYTFNPISATGTAIFLTAVITLFIFRLNISIAIKTMIETLFELKWAIVSIGMVLAFAFVMNYSGMSSTMALVLANTGFLFPFFSPFLGWLGVFLTGSDTSSNALFCGLQQQTAQQLGLNETLMVAANTTGGVTGKMISPQSISIACASTGIVGKESDLFRFTVKHSLILVVIMGLITMTQAYVLTWMIP, from the coding sequence ATGCAAACTTGGCAACAAGTATATGCACCAATTGGAGATAGCATAGTTTTATCAGCTCTAGTAGCTTTAATTCCTATTGTATTTTTCTTTTTGGCACTTGCAGTATTTAGAATGAAAGGACATTATGCAGCAATCATTACATTAGCATTATCTATGATTGTAGCAGTTGTTGGATTTGAAATGCCAGTAAATATGGTATTTTCATCAGCTAGTTATGGATTCTTATTTGGTTTATGGCCTATTGCTTGGATTATCGTAGCATCAGTTTTTTTATACAAATTAACAGTAAAAAGTGGTCAATTTGAAATTATTAGGAATTCTATTATTAAAATAACAGAAGACCAAAGAATTCAAGTTATTCTAATTGGTTTCTCATTTGGAGCTTTCTTAGAAGGTGCTGCTGGTTTTGGTGCACCTGTTGCTATTACAGCTGCAATCTTAGTTGGTCTTGGATTTAAACCATTATATGCAGCTGGATTATGTCTTATTGCAAATACAGCACCTGTTGCCTTTGGAGCACTTGGAGTTCCAATAATTGTTGCAGGACAAGTTACAGGAATAGATGCATTTACAATTGGAGCAATGGCAGGAAGACAGTTACCTTTACTATCTTTAATAATTCCTCTATGGTTAGTTGCAATGATGGATGGATGGAGAGGTATAAAAGAAGTATGGCCAGCAGCTTTAGTTGCAGGAGCAAGTTTTGCTATTTCTCAATATCTTACTTCTAACTTTATTGGTCCTGAATTACCAGATGTTACTTCAGCAATCGCTTCTATTGTTATTACAACAATTTTCTTAAAATATTGGAAACCAAAAAATATTTTAAAAACAGTAGATACAAGTGAAGTTGTTGAATCATCTTATTCAACTTATCAAGTAGTTAAAGCTTGGTCACCATTTATTATTCTTTCTATAATAGTAACAATATGGACTACAACATGGTTTAAAGGTTTCTTTGCAAAAGGACAACTGTTAGCAGATACTATTTTCAAATTTGAGTTTTCAACTATTCATAATATGATTTTTAAAATGCCACCAATAGTTAGTGAACCTAAAGCTTTTGATGTTATATATACATTCAATCCTATTTCTGCAACGGGTACTGCTATTTTCTTAACAGCTGTTATAACTTTATTTATTTTTAGATTAAATATATCAATAGCTATAAAAACAATGATAGAAACTCTGTTTGAGCTAAAATGGGCAATTGTATCAATTGGTATGGTTCTTGCTTTTGCTTTTGTTATGAACTATTCAGGTATGTCTTCAACTATGGCACTTGTTCTTGCAAATACTGGTTTCTTATTCCCATTTTTCTCACCATTTTTAGGATGGCTTGGAGTATTCTTAACTGGTTCAGATACTTCATCAAATGCTCTTTTCTGTGGCTTACAACAACAAACAGCACAACAATTAGGACTTAATGAAACACTAATGGTTGCAGCAAATACAACTGGAGGAGTAACAGGAAAAATGATTTCACCACAATCAATCTCTATTGCTTGTGCATCTACAGGTATTGTTGGAAAAGAGTCAGATTTATTTAGATTTACAGTTAAACATAGTTTAATACTTGTTGTTATTATGGGACTTATTACAATGACTCAGGCTTATGTTCTTACATGGATGATTCCATAA
- a CDS encoding response regulator transcription factor, whose amino-acid sequence MKILLLEDNKKLNETITKRLKIKNYNVVSFSDGAEAYEKITEGFSCFILDINVPNIDGINILKKIRELYEMIPVIIISASVELDIIKQSYDFGCNDYLKKPFFIDELEIKIEKLCKIKDEKIYFDDNSYFDFRSATININKQEIRLTKKEKLLLNLFLHKQNQVITYEAIENYVWEGNFVSLDSIRSLIRRLRKILDKEFIQTVIDTGYIFKSI is encoded by the coding sequence ATGAAAATATTACTTTTAGAAGATAATAAAAAACTAAATGAAACAATAACTAAAAGATTAAAAATAAAGAATTATAATGTAGTATCTTTTAGTGATGGAGCAGAAGCTTATGAAAAGATAACTGAAGGTTTTTCCTGTTTTATTTTGGATATTAATGTTCCTAATATTGATGGCATAAATATCTTAAAAAAGATTAGAGAACTTTATGAAATGATCCCAGTTATTATCATAAGTGCAAGTGTTGAATTAGATATTATAAAACAATCTTATGATTTTGGCTGTAATGATTATTTAAAAAAACCTTTTTTTATAGATGAACTAGAAATAAAAATAGAAAAACTTTGTAAAATAAAAGATGAAAAAATTTATTTTGATGATAATTCATATTTTGATTTTAGATCTGCAACAATAAACATAAATAAGCAAGAAATTAGATTAACTAAAAAAGAAAAACTGCTACTAAATCTATTTCTTCATAAACAAAATCAAGTTATTACATATGAAGCTATAGAAAACTATGTTTGGGAAGGAAATTTTGTATCTTTAGATTCTATTAGAAGCCTAATTAGGAGATTAAGAAAAATTCTAGATAAAGAATTTATTCAAACTGTTATTGATACAGGTTACATTTTTAAGAGTATTTAA
- the gatB gene encoding Asp-tRNA(Asn)/Glu-tRNA(Gln) amidotransferase subunit GatB — MFEVIIGLEVHAQLNTKSKLFCSCATSFGEEPNTNVCPTCLGLPGALPVLNKEAVHKAIMLGTALKSEINKKSIFNRKNYFYPDLPSGYQISQFEVPVVGLGELTIDFPDGSQKTIGVTRAHLENDAGKNIHSGNVSQVDLNRAGTPLLEIVSEPDMRSAEEAILYLKKLHSIVRYLGISDANMQEGSFRCDVNVSIRPKGDTKFYTRCEIKNMNSFRFIEKAIHYEVNRHIEAWEDGIHSTEIVQETRLFDTTTGETRSMRGKEDAADYRYFPDPDLLPLVISDEMIEKYSKIPELPDEKKERFVKEYGIKEYDASVITSSLEMANYFDEMMKEGISAKNATTWLTVELQGRLKEGVTIEQSPICAKTLAILVKRIEDSTISGKAAKEVLDYLIENSSSEVDTAIEKLGLKQVSDDGALLAIIDEILNTNADKVAEYKAGKEKMFAFFVGQTMKASKGSANPQKVNELIKERLS; from the coding sequence ATGTTTGAAGTAATTATAGGATTAGAAGTTCATGCCCAACTAAATACAAAAAGTAAACTATTTTGCTCTTGTGCAACAAGTTTTGGAGAAGAGCCAAATACAAATGTTTGCCCAACTTGTTTAGGATTACCTGGAGCATTACCAGTTTTAAATAAAGAAGCAGTACATAAAGCTATTATGTTAGGAACTGCTTTAAAATCAGAAATAAATAAAAAGTCTATTTTCAATAGAAAAAATTACTTCTATCCAGATTTACCAAGTGGTTACCAAATATCACAATTTGAAGTTCCAGTTGTTGGGCTTGGAGAATTGACTATTGATTTTCCAGATGGAAGCCAAAAAACTATAGGAGTTACAAGAGCTCACTTAGAAAATGATGCAGGGAAAAATATACATAGTGGAAATGTTTCACAAGTTGATTTAAATAGAGCAGGAACTCCTCTTTTAGAAATAGTTTCAGAACCAGATATGAGAAGTGCTGAAGAAGCTATACTTTATCTTAAAAAACTTCATTCAATTGTTAGATACTTAGGTATTAGTGATGCAAATATGCAAGAAGGAAGCTTTAGATGTGATGTGAATGTATCTATTCGTCCAAAAGGTGATACAAAGTTTTACACAAGATGTGAAATAAAAAACATGAACTCTTTTAGATTTATTGAAAAAGCTATACATTATGAAGTAAATAGACATATAGAAGCATGGGAAGATGGTATTCACTCTACAGAAATTGTACAAGAAACTAGACTTTTTGATACAACTACAGGAGAGACAAGAAGTATGAGGGGTAAAGAAGATGCTGCTGATTATAGATATTTCCCAGATCCAGATTTATTACCTTTAGTTATTTCTGATGAAATGATTGAAAAATACTCAAAGATTCCAGAACTTCCAGATGAGAAAAAAGAGAGATTTGTAAAAGAGTATGGAATTAAAGAATACGATGCTTCTGTTATTACATCTAGTTTAGAAATGGCAAACTATTTTGATGAGATGATGAAAGAAGGTATTAGTGCAAAAAATGCTACAACTTGGCTAACAGTTGAGCTTCAAGGAAGACTAAAAGAGGGGGTTACAATTGAGCAATCTCCAATTTGTGCAAAAACATTAGCAATATTAGTAAAACGAATTGAAGATAGTACAATTTCTGGAAAAGCAGCAAAAGAAGTTTTAGACTATTTAATTGAAAACTCTTCTAGTGAAGTTGATACTGCAATAGAAAAACTTGGACTTAAACAAGTAAGTGATGATGGAGCATTATTAGCTATCATTGATGAGATTTTAAATACAAATGCTGATAAAGTAGCTGAATATAAAGCTGGAAAAGAGAAAATGTTTGCATTCTTTGTAGGTCAAACTATGAAGGCATCTAAAGGAAGTGCAAATCCACAAAAAGTAAATGAACTAATAAAAGAGAGATTATCTTAA
- a CDS encoding peptidylprolyl isomerase produces MKKLLLSLLLGSTISFSSMINGVAILVNEEPITIYDIERTMVVNKIPKNEAVAYLVDKILYDQLVKENAITADIFEINEYIEKLANANGMDVFAFKGIVKQEYPDYEVFENEAKNAVIRQKLISKIVKGQLAIANDEDMQLYYEKNINKYLTAKSFDVVQYTSTNRTALEETVKNPMKVSNEISKTPLKLESQNLQAQLQYVLHNTKPNSFTPIFTFNKQYVTLFLKHTEGTMALPFESVKPRVFNDIMSQREQSFLKEHFEKQKLTADIKVIR; encoded by the coding sequence ATGAAAAAACTTTTATTATCATTACTTTTAGGGTCAACTATTAGTTTCTCTTCAATGATAAATGGTGTAGCTATATTAGTAAATGAAGAACCTATTACAATTTATGACATAGAAAGAACTATGGTTGTAAATAAAATTCCAAAAAATGAAGCAGTTGCTTATCTAGTTGACAAAATATTATATGATCAATTAGTTAAAGAAAATGCAATAACAGCAGATATTTTTGAAATCAATGAATATATTGAAAAACTTGCAAATGCAAATGGTATGGATGTTTTTGCTTTTAAAGGAATTGTTAAACAAGAGTATCCAGATTATGAAGTTTTTGAAAATGAAGCAAAAAATGCAGTTATTAGACAAAAGTTAATTTCTAAAATTGTAAAAGGACAATTGGCAATAGCAAATGATGAAGATATGCAGTTATATTATGAAAAAAATATAAATAAATATCTTACAGCAAAATCTTTTGATGTAGTACAATATACTTCAACAAATAGAACTGCTTTAGAAGAAACAGTAAAAAATCCTATGAAAGTATCAAATGAGATTAGTAAAACACCTTTAAAACTTGAAAGTCAAAACCTTCAAGCACAATTACAATATGTTTTACACAATACAAAACCAAACTCATTTACACCAATATTTACTTTTAATAAACAGTATGTAACTTTATTTTTAAAACACACTGAAGGAACAATGGCTTTACCATTTGAAAGTGTAAAACCTAGAGTGTTCAATGACATTATGTCTCAAAGAGAACAATCATTTTTAAAAGAGCATTTTGAAAAACAAAAATTAACAGCAGATATAAAAGTTATAAGATAA
- a CDS encoding winged helix-turn-helix transcriptional regulator, translating to MIKNNDEININEQFKCPVETAIDVLTGKWKILIIWYLKDEKKRFNELQKLLPKATQKMLIQKLRELESDGIVHREVYPIVPPKVEYSLTEYGKSLKPIIKQLYLWGDNHKKR from the coding sequence ATGATTAAAAATAATGATGAAATTAATATAAATGAACAATTTAAATGTCCTGTTGAAACAGCAATAGATGTATTAACAGGGAAATGGAAAATTCTAATAATTTGGTATTTAAAAGATGAAAAAAAGAGATTTAATGAATTACAAAAATTATTACCAAAAGCTACGCAAAAGATGTTAATCCAGAAATTAAGAGAGTTGGAAAGTGATGGTATAGTTCATAGAGAAGTTTATCCTATTGTTCCACCAAAAGTTGAGTATTCATTGACTGAATATGGAAAAAGTTTAAAACCTATTATTAAGCAACTTTATTTATGGGGAGATAATCATAAAAAAAGATAG
- a CDS encoding YhdH/YhfP family quinone oxidoreductase, with translation MKAFVVERNHNDEIISSVKDVPKPICNENEILIQVEYSSLNYKDALSSIGHSGVTRNLPHITGVDVAGVIVESKSPIFKLGQNVVVTGYDLGMNTDGGHAEFVKVPSSWAIRTPDAISNKDIMIYGTAGLTAALSINELLNNGLEEHSNILVTGSTGGVGSITVAILSKLGFKVSTLTTKKDKETFLKSIGSREVIFLEDFMQNSQKPMLKERFDAVIDTVGGDILVQAIKQVKYDGVVTCCGLTSSYELNTNVYPFILRGVRLIGIDSVECKIEKKQKAWEKLAGKWKIDCLDTITKEINLNEIKEAYEKLLNGKATGRYLVKL, from the coding sequence ATGAAAGCTTTTGTTGTAGAAAGAAATCATAATGATGAAATAATATCTAGTGTAAAAGATGTACCAAAACCAATTTGTAATGAAAATGAGATATTGATTCAAGTTGAATATTCATCTTTAAACTATAAAGATGCACTTAGTTCAATAGGCCACTCTGGAGTAACAAGAAATTTACCACATATTACAGGAGTTGATGTAGCTGGAGTTATAGTTGAATCAAAATCTCCTATTTTTAAATTAGGACAAAATGTTGTAGTAACTGGTTATGATTTAGGTATGAATACAGATGGAGGACATGCTGAATTTGTTAAAGTTCCTTCATCATGGGCAATAAGAACACCTGATGCTATCTCTAATAAAGATATAATGATTTATGGTACAGCAGGTCTTACAGCGGCTTTAAGCATAAATGAATTACTAAATAATGGTTTAGAAGAGCACTCAAATATTTTAGTTACTGGCTCAACAGGAGGTGTAGGTTCTATTACAGTTGCAATTTTAAGTAAACTAGGCTTTAAAGTATCTACACTTACTACAAAAAAAGATAAAGAAACTTTTTTAAAAAGTATTGGTAGTAGAGAAGTGATATTTTTAGAAGACTTTATGCAAAATTCTCAAAAACCAATGCTAAAAGAAAGATTTGATGCTGTTATAGATACTGTTGGTGGTGATATTTTAGTACAAGCAATAAAGCAAGTAAAATATGACGGTGTGGTTACTTGTTGTGGACTTACTTCTTCATACGAATTAAATACAAATGTTTATCCTTTTATATTAAGAGGTGTTAGACTTATTGGAATAGATAGTGTTGAGTGTAAAATTGAGAAAAAACAAAAAGCTTGGGAAAAATTGGCTGGTAAATGGAAGATAGATTGCTTAGATACCATTACAAAAGAGATAAATCTAAATGAAATAAAAGAAGCTTATGAAAAACTTTTAAATGGAAAAGCTACAGGTAGATATCTTGTAAAACTATAA